The following are encoded together in the Streptomyces sp. NBC_01465 genome:
- a CDS encoding DUF4389 domain-containing protein — MTSVSAPTEGLGGSGSPDSPVRLEAHYEPVLSRWLWLVKWLLAIPHYIVLLLLGIAFFFVTVVAFFAILFTTRYPRALFDFNVGVLRWGWRVSYYSYGTLGTDRYPPFTLADVPDYPARLEIAYPEQPLSRGLVLVKWWLLAIPQYILVSMLAGGSQLSGSGGLAAALTFFAGVALLFTGRYPRGMYDLNIGVHRWAARVAAYAFLMTDTYPPFRLDQGEAEH, encoded by the coding sequence ATGACGTCCGTATCAGCACCGACCGAGGGCCTCGGCGGCTCCGGCAGTCCCGACAGCCCCGTCCGGCTCGAAGCCCACTACGAACCCGTGCTCTCCCGCTGGCTGTGGCTCGTGAAGTGGCTCCTGGCGATTCCGCACTACATCGTGTTGCTCCTCCTGGGCATCGCCTTCTTCTTCGTCACCGTGGTCGCGTTCTTCGCGATCCTCTTCACCACCCGCTACCCGCGGGCCCTGTTCGACTTCAACGTCGGCGTCCTGCGCTGGGGCTGGCGGGTGTCGTACTACTCCTACGGCACCCTCGGCACCGACCGCTATCCGCCCTTCACCCTGGCCGACGTCCCCGACTACCCGGCCCGCCTGGAGATCGCCTACCCCGAGCAGCCGCTCTCCCGGGGCCTGGTCCTCGTCAAGTGGTGGCTGCTCGCGATCCCGCAGTACATCCTGGTCTCGATGCTCGCGGGCGGCTCCCAGCTGTCCGGTTCGGGCGGCCTCGCCGCCGCCCTGACCTTCTTCGCGGGCGTCGCGCTGCTCTTCACCGGCCGCTACCCGCGCGGGATGTACGACCTGAACATCGGCGTCCACCGGTGGGCGGCACGCGTCGCCGCGTACGCCTTCCTGATGACGGAC